One Candidatus Binatia bacterium genomic window carries:
- a CDS encoding DoxX family protein — protein sequence MAVVELLGRGLLAIIFLLSGFGKIIKFSSVAEDMAQHRVPLPEAALLATILIEIFGGVAIALGFKTRVAAAVVAAWLAVVTLVYHTSLVVPQSQDQTIHFLKNLAILGGLLGLAARGPGSISLDARPRRNRLEV from the coding sequence ATGGCCGTGGTGGAGCTGTTGGGCCGTGGACTCTTAGCCATCATTTTTCTGCTCTCAGGGTTCGGCAAAATTATAAAGTTCTCCTCAGTGGCGGAAGACATGGCTCAGCACCGAGTGCCACTTCCAGAAGCCGCTCTCCTCGCCACCATTCTAATCGAGATCTTCGGCGGAGTCGCTATCGCCCTGGGTTTCAAAACACGTGTTGCCGCAGCAGTGGTGGCCGCCTGGCTTGCGGTCGTCACTCTCGTGTACCACACGAGCCTGGTTGTTCCCCAGTCTCAGGACCAAACGATCCACTTTCTCAAAAACCTCGCGATCCTCGGCGGACTTCTCGGGCTCGCCGCACGCGGCCCAGGCAGCATCAGCTTGGATGCCCGGCCGCGCCGGAACCGTCTCGAGGTGTGA
- a CDS encoding carbon-nitrogen hydrolase — protein MAWERPTELRVALVQMHCGNDPSENLRRAVEFVRQAGDQGAGLVCLPELFRTTYFCQQEVPELFDLAEPIPGPTTDALARAASVAHVAVIGSVFERRAPGLYHNTAVVLGADGTLAGVYRKLHIPHDPLYFEKYYFTPGDLGVRVFSVAGWKVSVLVCWDQWFPEAARLAALSGAEVILYPTAIGWHPAEKAEHGADQYQAWQTVQRAHAIANGIYVAACNRVGIDDRLEFWGGSFACDPFGRVIVQASHEREELLWFGCARTAIEDTRRNWPFLRDRRTDAYSGLLKRFLDDSDL, from the coding sequence ATGGCCTGGGAGAGACCGACGGAATTGCGCGTCGCCCTCGTGCAGATGCACTGCGGCAACGACCCATCCGAGAACCTTCGGCGCGCTGTGGAGTTCGTTCGCCAAGCAGGCGACCAGGGTGCTGGGCTGGTGTGTCTCCCGGAGCTGTTTCGTACAACCTACTTTTGCCAGCAAGAAGTTCCGGAGCTGTTCGACCTCGCCGAACCCATTCCCGGGCCCACCACGGATGCACTCGCACGAGCCGCATCGGTGGCACACGTTGCCGTCATCGGCTCCGTGTTCGAGCGCCGTGCTCCTGGCCTTTATCACAACACTGCCGTTGTCTTGGGTGCTGACGGTACGTTAGCCGGTGTCTACCGCAAACTTCACATCCCGCACGATCCCCTTTACTTTGAAAAGTACTACTTCACGCCCGGCGACTTGGGCGTTCGCGTATTTTCTGTGGCCGGTTGGAAGGTGAGTGTGTTGGTTTGCTGGGATCAGTGGTTTCCAGAAGCCGCTCGTCTGGCAGCACTTTCGGGCGCTGAGGTGATACTCTACCCAACCGCAATCGGCTGGCACCCGGCGGAAAAAGCGGAGCACGGAGCCGACCAGTACCAAGCTTGGCAAACCGTGCAACGTGCCCATGCGATCGCCAATGGGATCTACGTTGCCGCCTGTAACCGCGTGGGTATCGATGACCGGCTCGAGTTCTGGGGTGGGTCGTTCGCCTGCGATCCCTTCGGCCGCGTGATTGTGCAGGCGAGCCACGAACGAGAAGAACTCCTGTGGTTCGGCTGCGCTCGAACGGCGATCGAAGACACCCGCCGGAATTGGCCGTTTCTGCGTGACCGCCGGACGGACGCATACAGCGGCCTCCTCAAACGTTTCCTCGACGACAGCGACCTCTGA